A single window of Solanum dulcamara chromosome 5, daSolDulc1.2, whole genome shotgun sequence DNA harbors:
- the LOC129889727 gene encoding trans-Golgi network-localized SYP41-interacting protein 1-like, with the protein MHLLTAAQQPLLTLSFMHFVDSSAAAFVDSFKCMYSKIENTVCFSSKIENLRKEMEKLTEFKDDIKEKVEVCIIGVLGLGGVGKTTLVKNLNNELLKTVASSSKLSFGVVVFGKEIGSINQKLNRHSHLLHEEAARLSEILRTIHEEISHHKQHSNSLKTDLMRLESIQKEKDAELLMVQRYNAMLYEACTTLVMEIESRKSQLVGSSLASGAPKINSVYQSLAEGNDLAETTDRFSEERIRSVIERLFMAVKDIMSVQNDIAEFGQKDMKGAISNLQKELQEKDVQREKICAELVSQIKEAESISKSYSQELQIAKSQMDDLHRKVKLMEEERDSLTHRIKELQDQESNFADLQLRIKSLEDMLAAKEQENEALMEALEEEEAQMEDMTNKIEEIERVLLQKNKDTENLEVSRGKTMKKLSVTVSKFDELHQLSESLLSEVENLQSQLQERDTEISFLRQEVTRCTNNAIASAQMSSKRDSDEIHDFLTWVDKMISRVQAHDMDYDDAKVNQIHECKEMLEKQVVAVISELEDLHSLAQTRDLMLKVEKDKVEQLVRKEEFLENSLRDKESQLAMLRGASDMGQLASSSSEIIEIEPVANKRVVPGTVASQVRSLRKTNNDQVAVAIDVDPDSGKVDDEDDDKAHGFKSMTTSRIIPRFTRPITDMIDGLWVSCDRTLMRQPVLRLSVIIYWVVLHALLATFVV; encoded by the exons ATGCATTTGTTGACAGCAGCACAGCAGCCTTTGTTGACTCTTTCATTTATGCATTTTGTTGACAGCAGCGCAGCAGCCTTTGTTGACTCTTTCAAGTGCATGTATTCTAAGATTGAAAATACTGTCTGTTTCTCatcaaaaattgaaaatctAAGGAAGGAAATGGAGAAGCTAACAGAGTTtaaagatgatatcaaagagAAGGTGGAA GTATGCATCATCGGTGTGTTAGGTTTGGGAGGAGTTGGGAAAACGACATTGGTGAAGAATCTAAACAATGAGCTCCTAAAGACCGTTGCGTCAAGCTCCAAACTGTCTTTTGGTGTTGTG GTGTTTGGGAAAGAAATTGGTTCTATCAACCAAAAGTTAAACAGGCACTCACATTTATTGCATGAAGAAGCTGCTCGTTTATCTGAAATATTAAGAACCATACATGAAGAAATATCCCACCACAAGCAGCACTCAAATTCATTGAAGACAGATCTGATGCGGTTAGAATCTATTCAAAAGGAGAAAGATGCAGAATTGCTTATGGTGCAAAGATACAATGCTATGCTTTATGAAGCTTGTACCACTTTGGTCATGGAAATTGAAAGCAGAAAATCCCAATTGGTTGGAAGCAGCTTAGCTTCTGGAGCTCCCAAAATCAATTCTGTGTATCAAAGTTTAGCAGAAGGAAATGATTTGGCTGAGACGACTGACCGGTTTTCTGAGGAACGTATTAGGTCAGTAATAGAGAGATTATTCATGGCTGTGAAAGATATTATGAGTGTGCAAAATGATATCGCTGAATTTGGTCAAAAGGATATGAAAGGTGCTATATCAAATCTGCAGAAAGAACTTCAGGAGAAAGATGTTCAGAGAGAGAAAATATGTGCAGAACTTGTTAGTCAGATTAAGGAAGCTGAATCTATTTCAAAGAGTTATTCACAAGAGCTTCAGATAGCAAAATCTCAGATGGATGATTTGCACAGGAAGGTGAAACTGATGGAGGAGGAACGAGATTCTCTGACACACAGGATAAAAGAACTGCAAGATCAGGAATCTAACTTCGCTGACTTACAGTTAAGAATTAAATCACTTGAAGACATGCTAGCGGCAAAGGAACAAG AAAACGAGGCACTGATGGAagcacttgaggaggaggaggcCCAAATGGAAGACATGACAAACAAAATTGAGGAAATAGAGAGAGTCCtgcttcaaaaaaataaagatacgGAGAACCTTGAAGTGTCCCGTGGAAAGACTATGAAGAAGCTTTCTGTTACAGTTAGCAAATTTGATGAACTTCATCAACTATCTGAAAGCCTTCTGTCCGAGGTTGAGAATCTTCAGTCGCAATTACAAGAGCGAGATACAGAGATTTCTTTCTTGAGGCAAGAAGTTACTAGATGCACTAATAATGCAATAGCTTCTGCTCAGATGAGTAGCAAAAGAGATAGTGATGAAATCCATGACTTTTTGACATGGGTAGACAAGATGATTTCTCGAGTCCAGGCTCATGATATGGATTATGATGATGCAAAAGTTAACCAGATTCATGAATGTAAAGAAATGTTAGAGAAACAGGTGGTGGCTGTGATATCTGAGCTGGAGGATCTGCATTCACTGGCACAGACAAGAGATTTGATGTTGAAAGTAGAGAAAGATAAAGTAGAACAGCTGGTGAGGAAAGAAGAATTTCTTGAGAACTCTTTACGTGACAAGGAATCTCAATTAGCCATGCTTCGAGGTGCTAGTGACATGGGGCAACTAGCAAGTTCTTCATCAGAGATTATAGAGATAGAGCCAGTG GCCAACAAAAGGGTAGTGCCTGGAACTGTTGCATCTCAAGTTCGCAGTCTGCGAAAAACTAATAATGACCAAGTAGCTGTTGCTATAGATGTGGATCCTGATAGTGGGAAAGTagatgatgaagatgatgataaGG CTCATGGTTTCAAGTCAATGACGACATCAAGAATCATCCCACGGTTTACAAGACCCATAACCGACATGATAGATGGTCTATG GGTATCCTGTGATCGGACACTAATGCGGCAGCCTGTTCTACGGCTTAGTGTGATCATCTATTGGGTTGTGTTGCATGCTCTTCTTGCGACATTTGTAGTTTGA
- the LOC129888729 gene encoding disease resistance protein At4g27190-like: MEILVNVVSECVVEVGRFMCRCIYPKIENIVRFSSNIENLREEMEKLTKFRDDINAKVEEDKKKGYKPKPDVVKWIEDVCELENKWETKQESIAAAKTLAYKCCPNCSLRSDVSSHARDIREQLFMLKEVGESFGSNLMVENYQVIEYFPVSSMKDQPAATRNLNQILQQLKDDKVCIIGVWGAGGIGKTTLVKNLNNELLKIDVSNSKLSFGVVVWVTVPKPPILIIKVQAKIAKRLNLEVDNEGSEESNASKIYQRLKEEKSFLLILDDVWEAIDLDHVGVPQPKDHAGSKVIITSRFWGVCKQMKTHTEMNISTLDEDESWQLFIKNAGDVAKREDIQPLAMDIARECGGLPLAITVIGASMSGKKRVEQWANALDSLKMSEPYDTDVMQKVYKMIKLSFDYLVSPDIELSTGQRNNMNKRRGDIHSCFLYCSLYPSAIPTDDLIHCWWAEGFLGEHDTYEKAYNRGITMIESLKDACLLEAHKMDSVKMHDVVRDVAIWIDNSFGMTEMSHIKVSVSVNRISFVSKGIQSLPDNLTECPETTTVLLQDNYSFREIPHEFFLAFPALRVLNLSETSIRALPSSINSLCQLRALILQNCRSLRVLPPIGNLCNLQLFDCDNTWLFFLPQGMDKLTNLRLLNLPVVGFEESFGQGFFLKLPRIEMLNMPMNPWHRKIYFVRKSRVAVFGPTSFDEISSLHNLTYLFITLDISSNFNRDHTWMSRLKGFHIKIGEETLEDVPFNRSTKRISVSHCETFSNGELSGMLQFASYLYLEQCMGLRKLIANKSFDGLKSLYIYKCYCDFTPAEEGSGQFDPLPNLEYLKLDSVHNLKSVSDFSQLLGLRFSKLRQLHISSSSSLTCLFNVGGAFSVPKHLEEITIDSCSELVELFVQCCSSQIPRVRKLLLSELPKLGRLGEPWEHLEELKVINCNEIRKLPFSIQTSNNIKVIRGTPEWWRQLEWDDDNFKSNLEHCFRVYSYW; this comes from the exons ATGGAAATACTTGTTAATGTTGTATCTGAGTGTGTTGTTGAGGTGGGGAGGTTCAtgtgtagatgcatctatccgAAGATTGAAAATATTGTCCGTTTCTCCTCAAATATTGAAAATCTAAGGGAGGAAATGGAGAAGCTAACAAAGTTTAGAGATGATATCAATGCAAAGGtagaagaagataagaaaaaaGGCTATAAACCAAAACCAGATGTTGTCAAGTGGATTGAAGATGTTTGTGAGCTAGAGAATAAATGGGAAACTAAGCAAGAAAGCATTGCAGCAGCTAAGACGCTTGCATATAAGTGTTGTCCAAATTGCAGCCTTCGCTCGGATGTCTCCAGTCACGCACGGGACATCCGAGAACAACTTTTCATGCTTAAAGAGGTCGGAGAAAGCTTTGGATCCAATTTGATGGTAGAAAATTACCAGGTGATTGAGTACTTCCCGGTATCATCAATGAAAGACCAGCCAGCAGCAACAAGGAATCTCAACCAAATACTCCAACAATTGAAAGATGATAAG GTTTGCATCATCGGAGTGTGGGGTGCGGGAGGAATTGGAAAAACTACTTTGGTGAAGAATCTGAACAATGAGCTTCTAAAAATTGATGTGTCAAATTCTAAACTGTCTTTTGGTGTTGTAGTATGGGTTACCGTGCCCAAACCACCAATACTCATCATTAAGGTTCAAGCAAAAATTGCCAAAAGATTAAACCTAGAGGTAGATAACGAGGGAAGTGAAGAAAGCAATGCCAGCAAAATCTACCAAAGGCTCAAGGAAGAAAAGAGTTTCCTTCTCATACTAGATGATGTTTGGGAAGCTATAGATTTGGATCATGTCGGTGTGCCTCAACCCAAAGATCACGCAGGAAGCAAGGTTATTATAACTTCTCGCTTTTGGGGTGTTTGTAAGCAAATGAAAACACACACCGAAATGAATATTTCCACTTTGGATGAGGATGAATCTTGGCAACTGTTTATCAAAAATGCGGGAGATGTTGCCAAAAGGGAGGATATTCAGCCATTGGCAATGGATATTGCAAGAGAGTGTGGTGGTTTACCTTTAGCAATCACTGTTATTGGAGCATCTATGAGCGGTAAGAAGAGGGTGGAGCAATGGGCAAATGCTTTGGACTCACTTAAAATGTCTGAACCTTATGACACAGATGTAATGCAAAAGGTTTACAAGATGATCAAGTTGAGTTTTGATTATTTAGTATCTCCAGATATTGAATTATCGACAGGGCAAAGaaacaatatgaacaaaagGAGAGGTGACATTCACAGTTGTTTCTTGTATTGCTCCTTATACCCCTCGGCTATTCCAACAGATGATCTCATACATTGCTGGTGGGCAGAGGGGTTCCTCGGTGAACATGACACATACGAAAAAGCTTACAACAGGGGAATCACAATGATTGAGAGTCTAAAAGATGCCTGCCTGCTAGAAGCCCATAAGATGGATTCTGTGAAGATGCATGATGTGGTTCGTGATGTTGCTATATGGATAGATAATTCTTTTGGGATGACTGAGATGTCACATATTAAAGTATCAGTTTCTGTCAACAGAATATCTTTCGTAAGCAAAGGAATTCAAAGTCTACCTGATAACCTCACGGAATGTCCAGAGACAACAACTGTACTATTGCAAGATAATTATAGCTTTCGGGAAATTCCCCATGAATTCTTTTTGGCATTTCCAGCCCTAAGAGTTCTGAACCTGAGTGAAACTAGTATTAGAGCACTGCCTTCTTCCATCAATAGTTTATGTCAACTACGTGCTCTAATATTACAAAATTGTCGTTCTTTGAGAGTGTTACCACCTATTGGTAATCTTTGCAATTTGCAGTTGTTCGATTGTGATAATACATGGTTATTTTTTCTGCCGCAAGGAATGGATAAGTTGACAAATCTGAGGCTATTAAATCTGCCTGTAGTTGGTTTTGAGGAGAGCTTCGGCCAAGGATTTTTCCTCAAATTGCCTAGGATTGAAATGTTAAATATGCCGATGAATCCTTGGCATCGTAAGATATATTTCGTGAGAAAGAGTAGGGTGGCTGTTTTTGGACCAACGTCGTTTGATGAGATATCCTCTCTACACAATCTGACATATCTTTTTATAACATTGGATATCTCATCAAATTTCAATAGAGACCACACGTGGATGTCTAGATTGAAAGGTTTTCACATTAAGATTGGGGAAGAAACTTTAGAAGATGTACCATTCAACAGGTCAACAAAGAGGATAAGCGTCTCCCATTGTGAAACTTTCAGTAATGGAGAGCTCTCAGGCATGTTGCAGTTCGCTTCATATTTGTACTTGGAACAATGCATGGGTCTCAGGAAGTTGATTGCGAACAAGAGTTTTGATGGATTAAAATCACTCTACATTTACAAATGTTATTGTGATTTCACACCAGCAGAAGAAGGAAGTGGACAGTTTGACCCTTTGCCAAATCTGGAATATCTCAAGCTCGATTCAGTACATAATTTAAAGAGTGTTTCTGATTTCAGTCAACTTCTTGGTCTAAGATTTTCTAAATTACGCCAACTGCATATATCTTCTAGTTCAAGTTTAACATGTCTTTTCAATGTTGGTGGAGCTTTTTCTGTACCCAAGCACTTGGAAGAAATTACAATTGATTCATGTTCAGAGCTGGTAGAGTTGTTTGTGCAATGCTGCTCAAGTCAAATTCCAAGAGTCCGGAAGTTACTTTTGAGTGAGTTACCAAAATTAGGAAGGTTGGGGGAGCCGTGGGAACACCTGGAGGAACTTAAGGTGATCAATTGCAATGAAATAAGGAAGTTGCCTTTCTCTATTCAAACCTCCAACAACATCAAAGTAATAAGAGGAACACCGGAATGGTGGAGGCAATTAGAGTGGGATGACGACAACTTCAAGTCAAATTTAGAGCATTGTTTCAGGGTATACTCCTACTGGTAG